In the genome of Sinorhizobium chiapasense, the window CGAGAAGATCGTCGATAATGGCCACGGCTTCCGCTGCTTCTGCACGCCCGAACGGCTGGAGCAGATGCGCGAGGCGCAGCGCGCCGCCGGCAAGCCACCGAAGTATGACGGCCTGTGCCTTAGCCTCTCGGCCGAGGAGGTAACCACTCGCGTCGCCGCCGGCGAGCCGCATGTCGTGCGCATGAAGATCCCGACTGAAGGCTCGTGCAAGTTCCACGACGGCGTCTATGGCGACGTCGAGATTCCGTGGGACGCCGTCGACATGCAGGTCCTGCTCAAGGCCGACGGCATGCCGACCTACCACATGGCGAACGTCGTCGACGACCACCTGATGAAGATCACCCATGTCGCGCGCGGCGAGGAGTGGTTGGCTTCGGTGCCGAAGCACATCCTGATCTATCGGTATCTCGGCCTTGAGCCGCCGAAATTCATGCACCTGTCGCTGATGCGCAATGCCGACAAGTCGAAGCTGTCGAAGCGCAAGAACCCGACTTCGATCTCCTACTACACGGCGCTCGGCTACCTGCCGGAAGCGCTGATGAACTTCCTCGGCCTCTTCTTCATCCAGATCGCCGAGGGCGAAGAACTCCTCTCGATGGACGAACTGGCGGAGAAGTTCGATCCCGAAAACCTCTCCAAGGCCGGCGCGATCTTCGATATCCAGAAGCTCGACTGGCTGAACGCGCGCTGGATCCGCGAAAAGCTCTCCGAGGAAGACTTCGCCGCACGGATCTTCGCCTGGGCGGCGGAAAACGATCGCCTCAAGGAGGGCCTGAAGCTCGCCCAGTCGCGCATTTCGAAGCTCGGCGAACTGCCCGACCTCACCGCCTTCCTGTTTAAGTCGGATCTCGGCCTGCAGCCAGCGGCTTTTGCCGGCGTGAAGGCCTCGCCGGAAGAACTGCTCGAGATCCTCAATACCGTTCAGCCGGATCTTGAAAAGATCCTCGAATGGAACAAGGAATCGATCGAAGCGGAACTGCGCGCGGTCGCCGAGCGCATGGGCAAGAAGCTGAAGGCCATCGTCGCGCCGCTCTTCGTCGCCGTGTCGGGCTCGCAGCGCTCGCTGCCGCTGTTCGATTCGATGGAACTGCTCGGCCGCGCGGTCGTGCGCCAGCGCCTGAAGGTCGCCGCCCAGGTGGTCGCGTCGATGGCGGGCAGCGGAAAGTAAGGACAGGACCATGAACGAGAAGACAGCAACGGCCAGCCTTTCCTCCGACGCTACCGAAGTACGCGCACAGAAGCTGAAGCTGCTGCGCGAGCAGATCGGCGATGTCTATCCGGCGCATTTCCACCGGACGATGACCAACGCGGAACTCGCGGCGAAATATGAGGGCCTGGAGCCGGACACGGAAACGCAGGACGTCGTGACCGTCGCCGGCCGCGTCTTTTCCTCGCGCAACTCCGGCATGTTCATGGATATCCATGACGCTTCCGGCAAGATCCAGATTTTCTCGCACAAGGACACGACGCCGGAAGAGGCGCGGGCGCTGCTGCCGATGATCGACATCGGCGATATCATCGGCGTTACGGGCGTTGTCCGCCGCACCAAGCGCGGCGAGCTGACGATCAACGCGCATGCAATCACGATGCTGACCAAGTCGCTGCTGCCGATGCCGGAGAAGTGGCATGGCCTCTCGGACATCGAGCTGCGCTACCGCAAGCGCCATCTCGACATCATGACCAACGAGGAGTCGAAGCTCCGCTTCCGGCAGCGCAGCCGCATCGTATCGGGCATCCGCCGCTTCATGGAGAATGACGGCTTCATGGAAGTCGA includes:
- the gltX gene encoding glutamate--tRNA ligase; this translates as MADSAVRVRIAPSPTGEPHVGTAYIALFNYLFAKKHGGEFILRIEDTDATRSTPEFEQKVLDALKWCGLKWSEGPDIGGPYGPYRQSDRKDIYKPYVEKIVDNGHGFRCFCTPERLEQMREAQRAAGKPPKYDGLCLSLSAEEVTTRVAAGEPHVVRMKIPTEGSCKFHDGVYGDVEIPWDAVDMQVLLKADGMPTYHMANVVDDHLMKITHVARGEEWLASVPKHILIYRYLGLEPPKFMHLSLMRNADKSKLSKRKNPTSISYYTALGYLPEALMNFLGLFFIQIAEGEELLSMDELAEKFDPENLSKAGAIFDIQKLDWLNARWIREKLSEEDFAARIFAWAAENDRLKEGLKLAQSRISKLGELPDLTAFLFKSDLGLQPAAFAGVKASPEELLEILNTVQPDLEKILEWNKESIEAELRAVAERMGKKLKAIVAPLFVAVSGSQRSLPLFDSMELLGRAVVRQRLKVAAQVVASMAGSGK